The nucleotide window gagaaaatgtacttgaacctagtacccaaatgaatactaagctgcctacgtatcccgaaggaatcaaagctcacatagttctttgtcataccttttatttatagttgttgagtgttgattcatcgttgtcgcttgtcggattgatcctattcgtcttcgtcatcatcatgtggttgattagatgcttccgctgactctcctcctgacgatgatgaagttgtatccatcatcatccatggatcatcatcgtcgtcttgatcatcatcgttccttagtccttgtgttcgaatctcagcttgatcccaatctttcttgcaaacacatatttgaatactatgtggagcaagacgagatcgcttttcatccaaaactcttctacctgcactaaaagcagactccgacgcaatagttgacgcgggaattgcaaggacatcctttgcaattctcgataaaatgggaaatttaacagatttttctttccaccactccaaatattatagacacttgggtctatttcaaagtggtgtttaagataactatctagttctaaatatgtggtcgaggaagaagaagatcctacaaaactatcatcttgagtcattatgttagctattactgaattatagaaagtgggacgagccgaaacgctagcacgcctagacatatcgcgtttcgggttatatacactagcgtaaaaatcatacagttcagctaaatattttttacatgttcctacataatattgtacatcagaagacgggcgatctaacgattgataataaaatcctattactttagttaggacctcagttttaaaacgtgggtccaaaatggttgcgattccataaatataaggaaaatcggtaaaatatgatttccatttttccatcatatctgcaagaatcggccttaattgtgggttagtatcttcatgtgtatgtttaagtagatgataaaaaatagtaatacattcacttattactaagtgaacgttcggttcataaacataagaaaaaatcttagtcgcgtggtcatacgcttctaatatgttatgtacacctattgctaattcccaagttgcatcagctatgaaactatctgtatactcactatatatttgtgttattactgggcgataagcaatcgcctttcttaataaatcgttggttgagccccaacgtgtaggagtatctaatgaccaatacacttttttaagttggtattggtcacataattgtttatatcttctttttatctttccggtcctaagccatttcactatatccctaattggttctaataattcacttaattgttttatgcctacttgacaagataagttaactatatgcgcacaacaacgtatgtgtaataagctacccccaaggattaaactaaaggcaggttcgttaaacaaaagttctatacatttaatgtttgcggttgcattatcagttgaacaacaaaatattttatctaataagttccattctctacatatctctactaatctatattttatgttttcaccggtatgtctttctggcattgtctcaaaagcaattattcttttttgaataatccaatttcgatctatccagtgtgctgttacacaattataaggttctaaatgtgggggagcagaccaaatgtcagttgttatgctaaccctaccattaaacgatttaaacatttcaactaattcatagcgcattcattcgtataatttaattgtgcgtcttttaagagtgctcctagggattgctctatattgtggttgcaattgttgtctagtgagacgctcgtatgccctactttcaccgtggttaaaaggcaattcatcacaaattacatacctagaaaattcatcaatcatgtcattacgattatatctaaaaggcatacctgtgttgggaatgtcccattgtgtctgtcggcttccacttgtggtcccgctgccgcttgctgcatgagtttcttttgtgattccatgcttctttgccaaatgtttgttaaaagatcccgttccaccacctaacacgtattcacaaaacacagtaaataaatgtttataaaatatgaatatataatgtatgaatgtattatgtatgtataaaaaacttaaaaagtatttacctctggtgaaactgtatgaaactaagggctttactccttgactttcacaaatttgacaagtgcataagaaaatatctggattctcggttggttcttttgtgaaatacgaccacacatgtgaaacagctctaccactaggaggtggcattgccggaaaaggttgtcttactggttcatcttcatctaaataaataatttaaaattataaaactaaaattaaataaataaataatttaaagtttaattaatttgaagaataaaattataaaactaaccgatagtttgaaaattgactcgtttaccacgagcttgtctttgttgttgttgttctccttgttcttcatgtgatcttgttgatgactgtcgagatatatttatcccaattggggtcgttggttcctcttcttgttcttcttcttcatcaattagtatttctctttccatttcttctgcataattatgtagctccgggtcgtacccttccggataattatgttcataattataattactaatggagggtgttgttgataccgacggagtagaagtggcctttcttttggacgaactggaacctcccaatgattttgccactttagtaactttttttgtggcttttttcaaaaatgaagacatgattgataatattgaagtaataatagaaatatagaattaagaaataaataaataattaattatctaactaactaaattaagatataattaaaagactaattatttaattaagagaataattgcgtaattaaagaattaagtagagagagtaggagaagagatgagttgtgaatgaaaatgattgaaagtgatgagtatatatagagtatATCCCAACGGCTATAAACGGTAACAAACGGCTAGTtttttggcgaaccggttccatggaaccggtgggccggttcaaccggaccggtcccggttccggttccggttccggttccacggaaccgttgagccggttcaaccgaaccggttccggttccggttccagaaccggttccatggaaccgttggaccggttctcccggaccggttccggttccaaaccgcgggtttttttacccggttcacgacggttttttccggcggtttcacggttccggcaatttttttccggcggtttcacggtttcgcggttcggggcggttcggaacctgtcgcaaacggttccggttccagatccggttccaagcggttcgggaccggttcggttccgggtaacccgccccgtggccatgcctacatacatacatacatacatatatatatattggtgaTGAActagatattaaaaattttaatgcagttaaaaagattaacttgcaggataccatacaaagtattgaggatgaaggaaaacaggttgttaacgttgaagactcacagtctgatcttgagacccaacctcaagaacttgagatagtttCTGAACATACGGCTTCAgaaacaccaattagaaattcctcaaatgaagtaagtataagttatttgaatgaaaacacaccatccatactacgaagaagaattagaaagtcatatcaacatcctccagaaaacattataagtgatccaaacaaaggtacgcaaactcgatcctctcttaaaaatctatgtgcattttctgcttttgtttctcttgtagaacctaaagatgttaaagaaacagtacaagaaccagagtggatcattgcaatgcaaaactaattaaattaattcgaaaggaacaaagtttgggatctagttgaaagacctccagatcgtaccatcattggaacaagatgggtctttcgtaataaactcaatgaggatggagacattgtaaggaataaagcaagactggtagctcaacgctataatcaagaagaaggtatagattatgatgaaactttcgcaccagttgcaaggttagaatctattcgtattatgcttCCTTTTGCTTcgtacatgaatattaaacaatatcaaatggatgttaaatgtgcattcttaaataaatacttgcaagaggaagtatatgttaaacaatcACCCgtctttgaaaattctgatctacctaatcatgtgttcaaactaaataaagcgttatatggcttgaaacaagctccaagagcttggtatgacagatttagctcacatctacttgaaaatgaatttcaacaaggtaaaattgataatacacttttcattaaaactaaaggaaaagatattctagttgttcaagtatatgttgatgatatattgtttggagctactgatgattctttgtgcaaggaattttctaaGATTATGTGCAAacagtttgaaatgagcatgatgggagacttaacattctttcttggactaaaaataaaacaaaagaaagatggcatatttatttgtcaaagtaaatatgttaaagatttgttaaagaagtacaatatggatcaatgtaaagagatgaatacacctatgagtacaacactaagtctagatcaagatataaatggtaaaagtgttgatcaaaagacttatagaggtatgattggttctttattttattaactgctagtcgtcctgatatcatgtttagtgtttggtTATGTGCttgttttcaagctaacccaaaagaatctcacttaacagcagttaagagaatctttagatatttatatgggactaaagactttggtctatggtaccctagttgtggaaattttagtttgatttgtttttcagatgctgattatgctggatacaaagttgatagaaaaagaacctcaggatcatgtcaatttttaggaaattcattgatctcgtggtattctagaaagcaaaattcagttgctttatctacagctgaagttgaatacatagctgccggtgcatgttgctctcaaattttatggattcctcaacaacttagagaccttggaattgatttgaaaggcataccaataagatgtgataatacaagtgcaatttgtattataaagaatcctgtgcaacattctcgtactaaacacattgaggtacgtcaccattttataagagatcatgttgaaaaaggtaatatttctttatcttttatatctactgaaaatcaattagcggatatatttacaaaacctttaagtgctgatcgttttgcttatatacgtatggaacttggcatgctaaatgatgttgcatgaattaagggggagtaatggcATATTAGAAAAGGGATTGAGACGTTAATTACTTAAGcactaagtatgtattaagggggagcattatatttacatatttgaTTGACATTATATGTGTGTATTATGCATGaattaagaattgaaaatttaatttaaatttcttaaaaattattcgttttataaaaatgggatttataattaaatgcctttaattaataatggatatttaattattttaaaacaaaattgtttgtttaaattatttgtgaacatcatcaatgcattaaaaacatgttcatgattttggttaaaatccaattaatctcataattgcatttccatttgttcacgattaaaaacccaaatCAAACACTTGTTCACTTTGATGAACAAACCGGTCAAGCTCCACACACCCTTTGGATtccttgtgttgtcaaatcaatttattaaaaGTACAAATTCATTGTACTATACTTCTTAAATAGCGAGTGAATACGCTTTGCTTATTCATTTGCTCACAGAATCTCTTTCTGATTTCCTActcaaaccgtctctttcacttttcttttcaagtttttcaaaatcTTCTTCAACGGCACCTAAAAGAAGACTAAGCAAATCCTcttcaaaatccgaaaaaggagaatcatctaaatcTCAAATGGCTGAACCTATTACCCCTGTTGTTCACTCACCATTGAacacttttgatgttcctaaacaatggttTGAAAACCATACTGCTTTtgggagatgggttgatatttttcgacaaagatcactttcttttgttgatattcttgattataatttcttcttgtttgaagactttgaaatcatctctgtttttattcaatctacCCCTGGTATGTTATTAAGTCCTGGTTCTACTACTTATCCAACTCTTGTAAAAGTTTTCTATTCGAACTTATCTTTTATTATGGTTGATGGAGAACAAGCTTTGAGAAGTTTCTTAAAAGGTCAAGAGATTATCATCtcgaaaaccctaatgaatgacattttcaaattttctcatgaaGCTAATGATCAAACCCCTAACATTTTGGCCTTACAAAATGCTAAGGATATGTTTATTCTCGAATCATATTCTGATTTTTCTTCTTCTAAACAATTAACTCACAATGCTTTAAATTTAAATGGAAAATTGTTACACAAAATTCTTATTAGAaccgttttctctcgcaacacCTCTTGTGAATTGGTCACTGATGCTCATCTCATATTAATGTGGAAGAttgcttctctgaaaaatgttgatttttcttctattatcttctcaacaatgcggttttgttgctcacattttcgcaattgttctcttccttattccaatcttttgacattgatctttgatcatttcaatcTGCTCTCTGAGATAGAGGAAGTAGATTGTTCTGGTCCTATTTCCTTGTCTAATGAAATCCTCCCACCTCTTGGAATTTTTAAAGTGCATGAcaaatatgagttatactcaaatttttcttcaactgataaagaggatcttcaaaagattcatggtaagcggcttacacatcttgaacctcacatcaaagaacacaccactctttcccgacttcagtctttagacttggaggttggtgaaatgaaatcttccctactggtattgcatgataaagtgtctactctcacttttatgttagacacttttatgaaagaaatgaaaggaatggtagtagaagatgtggtagtagaagaagaggttgttgatggtgatgctgctgtGCCTAAAGTGGATGAGGTCATGGAGGACACtaaagagaaggaagaagaagcagAGGAGGAGGCAGAGAAAAAGGGAGATGATAACCAACAGGTTGCTGCTGAAGGTCAAACAGTTGATGTTGATATTGTTGAAACAACTCCAATTCAAACAATTCCTCCAACATTTGATGCTGATCGAACTTCACCTGGAAAACCAgctccttccaagaaaaggaagaggaggtccaggaagtaattttagttgttaatgcatgataaacaatctttttattttcggcaaacaatattttgttgttattgttaatcccaacattttaaatcttcctgtttctttttgatgaaagtcaaaaagggggagaaatgtaTTATGATGTGCATGCTTTTGCttgcttatttgtttgtttttgtttttgctcTGATTCTGTTTTAATGATGCTTGAATGTTTTTGAatgttttaatgttttattattgatatactctgatatattgttgaataaatgttttattcttaacattcatgcttaagggagaaatgaaaatttgttgtgaaaatatagatatgaaaattgataattgctaattgctgattattgattattgttcatgatcataatgtttgataatcatgactttgatattaaagttttgatatgatgttacattacaatgatgattattatatttacatgtattatgattggatacTTGTTGCATGTAAATGATTGTAATGATATGAAGTATAAAATTTTTGCTGGATTATACTATTCTGTTTTAACATtgttctgatttgaaactgttctcaaaatcttgaagaacatttctgattgatgataaagtcttgaaaatatttttatttaaatatatattcttatcattatttttaattcatattaacttagaaatatgatttagggaaatatggttttgacttttatcaagggggagattgaagactcaactctcttaaataatgataaggggagattgaagacttaattctcttgaatgatgataattcaaaacaaatattgattaaacaaataaattaagtaattatatttcattgtttaagtaagtttaaaatcatatttgatatacatttgatttatatatatttaagttcgaagtcgatggaatatgcttaaagaacttaagtttattttaaagttgattttataagttctgaaatatgtttcaaagtcttgaagataattacgtttacaatcaggttagtttcgtaattacatttgaaatattttaataggtcaatgttccttgaaattatatttgaaatattttaataggtcaaggttcattaaaaattaactttgatattatttgaaataaagtttgaatattttactacacgtttttttttattaacgtttaaatattttatattttgaacttgaatttaaatatgagtttaaattagtttgatgattaaatatagtacaaggtacacatgttttactaattatagtacacggctatatttgatatttatgCAAGATcgagagttttctattaataggatgatatttgaatttatactaaaaatagaaaatgacgatttgaattaatgctaataatagaaattaatttaaatgattaattaaatgttgataaatctggtttgtgcttattattcaatatcttgtatgagtactaacgtggcagcatagcattggacaattacaaacacaatgacgaaattatttttagctgtcagtacacgtcagtttgaagataacctcaagatcttgaagtcaggcgctgaatgaccaggtcaacagaaaataacggataggagccttcttgttttttgaagatgtgttgaggcgtaacactatatatatgaggcttcattccagaactaagatacaccacttcttacaactttctctcttgacttagaaattctctaagagttgtaatttgtaattcgtaattcttaattcttagttctTCTAACTCTtgcatttgtaataggcttaagagtttaagaagagttagattaagttttatacgcctaatcaagaatacttttcaaagtgttcaacttgtgaatctctattgtgagatttgggattttgcttttattaaagggacttgtaatacggttcttcaaggggaagaacgtggtgagaggagatagtgagatcttcttgtttgtattaaagtcggattaataaaaggcgttgaaatcctacgggttgaaagagaacccataggcggggagtaggttagttagaaccgaacctcgttaacatatcgtgtattatactttaaagtttattttctgcacatacgattagtgtttacgaattggctcaaagctgtttcagaagacagttttgacagactcctcaaactcttgagacaaactgccagaaaagttttaaaaagcccaaactctctattcaccccccctctagagagtattcaacctcatattaactttcaattggtatcagagctgagtttcacacaaaaagattaatatcttgtgatggatccaataggagaagggttgtttgctcaaggacgttcgtgctcaagaccacctttgttttgcagtacaaatttctcacattggaaaactttgatgaaaatgttcgtgattgatcaagatatggaactttgggagatcataactaaaggacctaagatacccatgaaaaaggacgctcaaggaaatgaagtaataaagtccgagtccgaatattcacaaacagatttggaatgggtttccaaaaattatagggcaatgaatcaattatgttgtgctttgaatggtactgagtttaatcgagtttcttcatgtacaagtgctaaagaaatatgggacaagttggttgtgacatacgaaggaacaagtcaagtgaaggaaacaaagatcaacatcctcatgcatcaatacgaaatgttcaagatgaaaaaggatgagaatataaatgaaatgtttactcgttttactttgattactaacagtttgaattctcttggaaaaacttttactaatgtagaaaaagtccagaaagtcttaaggtgtcttccaagatccaaatggggtccaaaagtcaccgccatagaggaagctcaagacttgagagttctatcgcttgacgatctccttggaaaactcacaacttatgaacttaccctacatgatgatggagataatgatgtaataccttccacgaaaaatcttgcactaaaggcaaagaaacatcatgaatcttcaagtgaaaatgaacATAGCGATGAtgaagatccatttgcattgatcacaaaaggtcttgaaggaattatgaagatgcgaaagagatttaagaaatttaaatccagaaataaaggtaagtcttctaatactaattcaaattttaagactaataaacttgcttgttttgagtgtggttctacagaacatatcgtaaaggactgtcctaagaagaaaagacaatcctacaaaaagaacaagaacaaacaagcgatggttgcaacttggagtgattccgaaggatcatccgaatctgaaactgaagatggacaagctcatgtatgtcttatgctgataatgatgataatgatgatttagatcaaaatcataaagaggtacgtgactttcttaacacatgctcaaaagatgaattagttgcAACTCTCttcaatatgtttcaaattgagaaaattttaaaagatgagaaaaacactttagaagatagaagacgtcattatgctgaaggttgtgaagaaatcataaataaaaatgaatcgctaaaggctgaaaaaacaaatcttgaaaagactgtcaaggtcttgaaagaacagaatctcagccagactaaacagcttatcggtcttaagaatgagaataatgatcttgaagctaggctcaaaaccttgaaacatgaatctaagaaaaatctacaagcattaaacaagcttaatgaaTCTGAAtcaaaattcactaaaatgcttacacgacaaaaaccaactagtgataaacgtagtattggttataatattgttacacataactataagagtaaaaccacatttgtgaaaagtgcaaataaacataaacatactcgtacttgcacattttgttgcaaagaaggacatataagatttgcatgtccttacagacgtaaggaaaattatattataaagaattcctttcctcttgaattacgtggacagataaagcaaatatgggttcctaaagggacaagaccacccaacatggtctatcccgaatatggttccaaatttgtcacttggatagccaagtaaggttgagaaaggttattttttttgttttgtaggttaaacaaaagtggattttagatagtggatgctcgaggcatatgagtggtaaaatttctttattttctgaaattaaagaaaaatgcaatggctcaatcacattAGGAGATAAagtgcagaatttcaagtgtttgaaagct belongs to Amaranthus tricolor cultivar Red isolate AtriRed21 chromosome 17, ASM2621246v1, whole genome shotgun sequence and includes:
- the LOC130804680 gene encoding uncharacterized protein LOC130804680 — protein: MSSFLKKATKKVTKVAKSLGGSSSSKRKATSTPSVSTTPSISNYNYEHNYPEGYDPELHNYAEEMEREILIDEEEEQEEEPTTPIGINISRQSSTRSHEEQGEQQQQRQARGKRVNFQTIDEDEPVRQPFPAMPPPSGRAVSHVWSYFTKEPTENPDIFLCTCQICESQGVKPLVSYSFTRGGGTGSFNKHLAKKHGITKETHAASGSGTTSGSRQTQWDIPNTGMPFRYNRNDMIDEFSRYVICDELPFNHGESRAYERLTRQQLQPQYRAIPRSTLKRRTIKLYE